Below is a window of Musa acuminata AAA Group cultivar baxijiao chromosome BXJ3-11, Cavendish_Baxijiao_AAA, whole genome shotgun sequence DNA.
TAATAAAGAGACGGCGGTGCTCTCCGCATCAGTGCTTGGTGGTGCACCTACTGGACTGCAGCGCCCCGTTTGGCGGGCCCCCGACGAAGATGTCGCAGCGGCCATGCAGCCAGTACGTGTAGTGCAACCAGCTCCCCAGATCCAATCTGGTGCGGAACGAGCCGACCAACTCCAGGGACAACCCTTCCCCCATCTTTCCGCCCCGCAACGCGTCGGCCACCTTCCCCGGCAGCGGCACCTGGCTCGATATCATGTGCACGGTCCGCAGCACCGACTCCCCCCTCCCCTCCTCGAACGGCTCCACGGCCTGCGTCGCGATCATGGTGCCTTGGTAATACAGGTCGAGCTGCATGTAGCTGAAGCTCACGTACACCTTCTCGTTGGGGTTGGAGAAGTTGGCGAGGATGGTCAGGTCGGCGTTGAGGGTGCCGACGTCGATGTAGGCACCGTTGAGGGTGACGCTGGAGATCTCGAGCCGGGGATTCCTCGGCCGGAAGACGAGGTAGATGATGAGGACGGCGAGCCCGCCGAGGATGATGGCGACCCAGAGCAAAGTGCAGAACGCCGCCGCGAACCATGCGACAGGGTGAGTCGGGGGCGACGCTTGCGGCCGGATGATGAGCTTGGCAGTCTGCGGCTGCTGGGGCTGCCCCTGCGCCGGCTGGTGGTGAGACGAGTGGCCTGCTCGGTTCTCACCGTGCATGGTGAGGCGGAGCAAGGAACTGGAGGATGGATCATGGAGGAGGCGAGACAAAAGAGTGGTGGTGCTTCTATAGAGGGGCTAGAaagccaaaagaagaagaaaataaaaaagaaaggaaggggGATGTGAGGAGGCAAGGCATCAAACGGTTCGCAAACAGGGCCATGTCTTCTGGTTCTACAAGCAACCCGTGGATGCCATTCAGCTGCTGCGATGGTTGACGCCATACTTTAAATCATTATAATGCGGCCGGGAACTtgctgtgtgtgtgtatatatatatatatatatatgctactgTTTTGTTCTTTTTAATCTGGGAGATCCTATTGGATGGATAAACACACCTCAGTATTGGACTTCACACCTTTGACCTTCTTCAACCATTATGATGCACGTATACATGTGTGTGTGTACATGTTCTTATAATTTACAGGACTCTTATGTACACATGCTAAACATAAATTTGTCACTTGGAAATGAACTTAAGTTTAGAGAATCCTTAATCAGTAAATGTGTCATCAAAGAAGATTGATCAAAGGAACGTGAATTgatataagaagaagaagaagaaaaaaaaaaaaaaggataaagatCTCACTCATACGTATATAAAAATCCATACAATAAATCGAAATATCAATGatataagaaaaagaagaataagGTAGGTAGGTTGATGGTATCTCCAGCGGCCCAAGATAATCCTTCACAGATACACAGATACAGATAATAAAACAAAAGACATTTTCCAATCCTGAGCAATGCTATCATCAACTGAAAGAGGCACATCTCCTTTTGGCAGAGAAAACATGGTCCAACTCTTCTGAAAACACTGAatcgaagaaagcaaaaaatcagCCATGCAAGTAAAACAAATACCCTTTCAAGTGATGACGAAAACCTAAACAGTAAATCCTCAAGGCACAATGCCTCCGGACTTATTTAAGCAGCAGAGATTGAAGATCCCTGGTTCCAGCATTACTTCAAACTCAGATGTCATGAAAAAAAAATGGTGTTGGTAGAAAGTGATCGATACTTGTAGTCCTTGACATGGAGGCTCTCTGAGACACCCTCACCCCCAGCAGCATCACCCTTGTATGACCCAAGTGTTGCCTCTGAGTTTGCCTTGCACCTGGCGAGGAAGGCAGTCCTTGCCTTCTCAACATTCTCCTCCTTACCTGCCCATGCCTTGAGTGTGCTTTGCTGCAGAGCCCGACTGAACGACAAGGACAGCGACCATGGCTTCTTCCCCTGCAGCTTGTTCATAGCATTCAGGTTCAGTGTAGCCTCCTGAAAGGAAGACGATCGCAGGGACAGCAGCAGGAACGGTCCTCTGGAGAGCTTGCACAGTATGCTCAGCAACCACCTCAGGAGCTAACTTTGCTGATTCTGACCCTGGTGTCACCATGTTTGGTTTCAGCAGAGATCCCCCAGAAGAACATGGTGGTCATTTAGTGCCTTGTAGCATGCAGCGAGCACCCGCTCTGTAATCTTAGCACATTTTGCAATATCATGTGGCCCATCGACAAGGATCTCTGGTTCTACGATTGGGACGAGACCATTCTCCTGACAGATGATAGCATAGCGTGCCAATCCATTATCATTTGCGTCGATTGCCAGTTGCGATGGTTCATTTGAGCTTGATCTTGAGAACAGCACGCCACTTGGCAAAGCGAGCCCCTGCCTCATAGTACTTTTTGCAGCGTTTGCCCAGGTCAGCCCAGGTCATCATGACCCTGGGTAGTGGTCTCGCCATTGGTACCTGCAAGTTCAATGGTACCCTTGTCTACCTTGGTACCAGGAAGGACTCCCCCCTCCTTGAGGACTTTGACGAAAGGCTTCCCACTGGCTGTCTTCTGGTAGAGGGTCTCCTCGAAGAGGATGACACCACTGAGGTACCGGAGGGCTCCAGGGGTGCAAAAGAGAAGTTCGCGGAGAGCTCGGCGATTCTCCTCGACATTCTCCACATTGATGCTGGAAAGGCGCTTGCCAATTGTACCAGTGGACTCATCAGCAGCAAGGATACCCATGCCAGGGGTGCCAATGTATGCAGCATTGGCAATAAGCTCATCTGCAAAATGAAGGAATGCAAACTGGAATTCATTTGTGCATAAATTTACATATAACGGGAAAGAACACATAAACAATCAGATAAAacattatgataaaaaatatataaataaaaatatcatttatgtTGAAAAACTTGAGTTTAACCATTTTTGAGTTAGTAGTTAGTTAATGGATCAATGATCCTATCAAACCGGATGATAACATATGTTCTGGAAGGAATAGGAAATAGAAGCACAAATGTGAAAAATGTAAAGAagaaaaaggttataagaggcaaTACAGAATAAATGGACAATATCTAACTAAAACTTGTGTCAGCCTGATTCTAAACAACATAATTTACCTTCTTTCCTGCAGTAATTGCAAGAGTGAACCATGAAACCACTGGATGAACCAATTGAAACCAATTTTACAATTAGCTACTGTAAAGCTTtgctcatttttaaaaatatttcagtGTCATCTCAAAAAACTCGACCCACATGTTGATAGTTCATTATTACTAAGCATTCTTCAGAAGGTTCAAGATTATTAGTACTGCCAGGAACTCCAGGCTGGTTACAGAAGAAACAAAACAGTTATCAGCAACAACTCAGAGTCTCGCTAAGATTTCTAGCAGTAGTTAAAATGTATTGACACACAGCAGCAAACATAACTTCTCCTTAAATTAAATGCTGATGGACATATTGGAGTTGATTAGTCTTCACTGAGTACTTTTTTCTCTTGGACCTAAGTACATGAgtgattaaaataaaaaacagCTTCCAACAATGTTGTAAGGAAACTACATGTTGATGCTTGTGCAGGTTTAGACATCTGACCAACATAATTATGATGAAAGGGCAATAACAGATGCAGATTCCCAAGCACTCATATACAATCAGCATAGTTGGAATCAGTAGCCAACCATGAAGATATTGCGAGTGCATAAGCTGCTTCATAATCATTCATCACCATCCCAATGCAACTTTTTTCTTCACAAATAACTACTGTCGTTAATATGCTGGAACATGGACCATGTTGACATGTGATAGTATGCCATGGTTTTTTAGACATTTACCTATTGCCTATACATGTCACTATACCAGCTTTGTAAATGAGTAGGATTTCCAAGAACATTTGCTCCTCTGATTCAATAAGATCACATTTCGTCATGAAAAGATCAAATTCTATTGCATACTCTTAAAAGGAAGGCTCCTTCTATCTAAGGTTGTGAAACTTGAGAAAAGCATGTTGCCTATAATTGTCAAGAAGATATATCTTCTTAAGTTAGTCTTTATTTTCTCCCATGTCAAGAAGATATAACTGTCAAGAAGATATCTTTATGAGCATGATGCTCTTTGACATTATGATCATGTTGGTGATGCCCAATAATGACAACCAAAGCCCTAaaacaaattttgatgatgaaatggaGAGGAAAGAAATAGAAAGGGTTAGAGGGAAGTAAGCAAACTAAC
It encodes the following:
- the LOC135652882 gene encoding NDR1/HIN1-like protein 13 — protein: MHGENRAGHSSHHQPAQGQPQQPQTAKLIIRPQASPPTHPVAWFAAAFCTLLWVAIILGGLAVLIIYLVFRPRNPRLEISSVTLNGAYIDVGTLNADLTILANFSNPNEKVYVSFSYMQLDLYYQGTMIATQAVEPFEEGRGESVLRTVHMISSQVPLPGKVADALRGGKMGEGLSLELVGSFRTRLDLGSWLHYTYWLHGRCDIFVGGPPNGALQSSRCTTKH